A DNA window from Candidatus Protochlamydia phocaeensis contains the following coding sequences:
- a CDS encoding hydroxymethylbilane synthase, with the protein MQCSNKYASVIQMAIPVGARSSPLSRVQVKEVLQALQQYHPLVDFIVHFLSTTGDQDQSTSLRTLDKTDFFTKEIDLGILSGHFRLGIHSAKDLPAPLPKGLSLICLTKGVDAADVLVLRDGETLASLPSQACIATSSARREECVKLLRTDLSFCDLRGTIEQRLAKLERKEADGVVVAEAALIRLGLTHLNRIRLPGPTAEGQGQLAVVALEGDQEMRTLFACLDVRKNGS; encoded by the coding sequence ATGCAGTGCTCAAATAAATACGCTTCAGTCATTCAAATGGCCATTCCGGTGGGAGCGCGTTCCTCCCCTCTTTCGCGGGTACAGGTCAAAGAGGTGCTGCAGGCCTTGCAGCAATACCACCCTTTAGTTGATTTTATCGTTCACTTTTTATCGACGACAGGAGACCAAGACCAAAGCACCTCTTTGCGCACATTAGATAAAACGGATTTTTTTACCAAAGAAATTGATCTAGGCATCTTGTCCGGGCATTTTCGCTTAGGCATTCATTCAGCAAAAGATTTGCCTGCCCCTCTTCCAAAAGGACTTTCCCTCATTTGCCTGACAAAAGGCGTAGACGCTGCTGATGTGCTCGTCCTAAGGGATGGCGAAACCTTGGCGAGTCTGCCTTCTCAGGCTTGCATTGCCACTTCTTCTGCCCGAAGGGAAGAATGCGTCAAACTGTTAAGAACTGACTTATCTTTTTGCGATCTGAGAGGCACAATTGAACAGCGTTTGGCCAAGCTTGAACGAAAAGAGGCGGATGGCGTCGTCGTAGCCGAGGCGGCTCTCATCCGGTTGGGCTTGACGCATCTCAATCGCATTCGCTTGCCGGGCCCTACGGCTGAAGGACAAGGTCAACTAGCCGTTGTTGCCTTAGAAGGAGACCAAGAAATGAGAACCTTATTTGCCTGTTTAGACGTCAGAAAAAATGGCAGCTGA
- a CDS encoding uroporphyrinogen-III synthase encodes MAADPQDFASKQILYTGLDPHHYQGKGNVTHVPLIEIVPRPLSDPAIQPVLSQFAQYTHVIVTSKSTIPILQDYLCRLGFSLQEWAQKSTLAVGRATAAHLSACGIHPMRVAKEETAEGLLYEMDSMSLKDAFFLWPHSAQSRPVLKNYFSRHKIAFQDCLLYDTLPHYPSYLPDVDAFDEIVFTSPSTVKAFVQIFGSLPAHKQLTPIGPITASCLKAYLSQSNSILLN; translated from the coding sequence ATGGCAGCTGATCCCCAAGATTTTGCTTCCAAGCAGATCCTTTACACAGGCCTGGATCCGCATCACTATCAAGGAAAGGGAAACGTCACGCATGTGCCCTTGATCGAGATCGTCCCTCGCCCGCTAAGCGATCCGGCTATCCAGCCTGTGCTTAGCCAATTTGCGCAGTATACACATGTCATCGTGACCTCTAAAAGCACCATCCCCATTTTACAAGACTATCTTTGCCGGCTCGGCTTTTCTTTGCAAGAATGGGCCCAAAAATCCACATTGGCTGTTGGCCGCGCAACCGCTGCTCATTTATCCGCATGCGGCATCCATCCCATGCGGGTGGCCAAAGAAGAGACGGCGGAGGGGCTTCTATACGAGATGGATTCCATGTCCTTAAAAGATGCTTTCTTTTTATGGCCCCATTCCGCTCAATCCCGCCCCGTCTTAAAAAATTACTTTTCCCGGCACAAGATTGCCTTTCAAGACTGCCTTCTTTACGATACGCTCCCTCATTACCCCTCTTATTTGCCAGATGTAGACGCCTTTGACGAAATTGTTTTTACTAGCCCATCGACCGTCAAGGCCTTTGTGCAAATTTTCGGTTCACTTCCTGCGCATAAGCAATTAACGCCGATTGGCCCTATAACAGCCTCCTGCCTAAAAGCATATCTTTCACAATCTAATTCGATCTTGCTTAATTAG